One window from the genome of Leptotrichia trevisanii DSM 22070 encodes:
- a CDS encoding FUSC family protein, whose protein sequence is MSTCLIVFFYCLNLTNPYWVAVACIAVIEGSSTRHIFQRSVQRIIGTLIE, encoded by the coding sequence TTGTCAACTTGTCTGATAGTTTTTTTTTACTGTCTGAATTTGACAAATCCATATTGGGTAGCAGTTGCCTGCATTGCCGTAATTGAAGGAAGTTCAACACGACATATTTTCCAAAGAAGTGTTCAAAGAATAATTGGAACTTTAATAGAATAG